One genomic window of bacterium includes the following:
- a CDS encoding HIT domain-containing protein: MAVIYETENFIVKTYTTPEVPHNDRLDGGHIIISPKIEVESRQDLTPAQLVEFIWLSSIVGEAMTKVLTEKGIEIGRINYQDNGNYNHKFHLHLYGRAKSATKQPYGKPFVIYTEDFENWKDNKPLTQEDIAKIKSKIEELSTLKKYQKQLFKFN; this comes from the coding sequence ATGGCTGTAATTTATGAAACAGAAAATTTTATAGTTAAAACTTATACTACACCCGAAGTTCCGCATAATGATAGGCTTGATGGAGGCCATATAATTATTTCACCAAAAATTGAAGTAGAATCAAGACAAGATTTAACCCCAGCACAATTAGTTGAATTTATTTGGTTATCAAGTATAGTTGGTGAAGCAATGACAAAAGTTTTAACTGAAAAAGGAATTGAAATAGGAAGAATAAATTATCAAGATAACGGGAATTATAATCATAAATTTCACCTACATTTATATGGCAGAGCAAAATCTGCAACCAAACAGCCTTATGGAAAACCTTTTGTGATTTATACAGAAGATTTTGAAAATTGGAAAGATAATAAACCACTAACCCAAGAAGATATAGCTAAAATTAAATCTAAAATAGAAGAATTATCAACTTTGAAAAAATATCAAAAACAATTATTTAAATTTAATTAA
- a CDS encoding MFS transporter, with translation MKKSPLFTIFLTVFIDLIGFSIAIPILSSLIQSPFGKFFPLIEPSQRNIVYGFLIASYPIAAFIATPIIGELSDKYGRKPLLAISLIGSLFARSLFILGIVNANLPLLFIARSLDGITGGNISVAQSAIADVSTPETKAKNFGIIGMAFGLGFVLGPYIGARLADYQILGLDKIITPLLFATVLCLINILSVFFVFPETLKEKSKSVKVSFFSAFRNVKKAFSIKSLTVILLVSFLFNFGFNFFTSFSNYYFIQTFNFTFSNIGDLFAYIGIWIAITQGAIVRPLVKKYPASKLVKFALPLTSLGLLLLLYPKVFPNLAGNSNYLYLVLPVFAIFNGIVTPNLIGLVSNSADPKEQGEVLGINASIGSLAQAIPPILAAYIANISNELPLIVGAGVIFVAFLIFATSYKEQKFKIEE, from the coding sequence ATGAAAAAATCTCCATTATTTACAATTTTTCTAACAGTCTTTATAGACTTGATTGGTTTTTCAATAGCAATTCCTATATTGTCAAGCTTGATACAATCACCATTTGGCAAGTTTTTTCCACTTATCGAACCTAGTCAAAGGAATATTGTTTATGGATTTTTGATTGCGAGCTACCCAATAGCTGCTTTTATCGCAACACCTATAATCGGAGAATTGTCAGATAAGTATGGCAGAAAACCACTTTTAGCTATAAGTTTGATTGGGAGTCTTTTTGCACGGTCTCTTTTTATACTAGGAATTGTAAATGCAAATTTACCGTTACTATTTATCGCAAGATCACTTGATGGTATCACTGGTGGAAATATATCTGTTGCACAAAGCGCAATAGCTGATGTGTCAACCCCTGAAACCAAAGCCAAAAACTTTGGGATAATTGGCATGGCATTTGGACTCGGTTTTGTCTTGGGTCCATATATTGGTGCAAGACTGGCAGATTATCAAATCCTTGGTTTAGACAAAATCATCACACCACTTCTTTTTGCAACAGTTCTTTGTTTAATAAATATACTTTCGGTATTTTTTGTATTTCCAGAAACATTGAAAGAAAAGTCCAAGAGTGTAAAAGTTAGCTTTTTTAGTGCATTTAGAAATGTCAAGAAAGCATTTTCGATCAAGAGTTTAACAGTGATTTTACTAGTTAGCTTTTTGTTTAATTTTGGGTTTAACTTTTTCACTAGCTTTTCGAACTATTACTTCATACAAACTTTCAATTTCACTTTTAGTAATATCGGAGATTTGTTTGCATATATAGGAATTTGGATTGCTATAACTCAAGGTGCAATAGTAAGGCCTCTTGTCAAAAAGTATCCAGCAAGCAAACTTGTCAAATTTGCATTACCATTGACTTCACTTGGATTACTACTGCTTTTGTATCCAAAAGTATTTCCAAACCTAGCAGGAAATTCAAATTATCTTTACTTAGTCCTTCCTGTCTTTGCTATATTCAACGGAATAGTAACTCCAAATTTGATAGGTTTGGTTTCAAACTCAGCAGATCCAAAGGAGCAGGGCGAAGTTTTGGGAATCAATGCAAGCATCGGAAGTCTTGCTCAAGCAATTCCTCCAATTTTGGCAGCATACATAGCAAATATTAGCAACGAGCTTCCTCTTATAGTTGGAGCTGGAGTGATTTTTGTGGCTTTTCTAATTTTTGCAACTAGTTATAAAGAGCAGAAGTTTAAAATTGAAGAATGA
- a CDS encoding L,D-transpeptidase family protein, translating into MTETISSIANEELCSRQKKLGKKKRKSKQNKKLRQQSTSNHNPIETTTTLTPEVNIVLTSPTVSTKQISQKPPPNKSENQKTFAILLSILILLLLQFVFVISIYYLAKEKYNELNREDTKYDVSLSYYKTKGFDLTEVDRKIAEKRTAKAGYFLNYILDQSFFEKLNNELALSIESQKANLLSPIQNLQKKLETSKSVFDEIQSQENSILNYRNKKDEASETRTRDISPNLGSVRLEAKYSEILSLLSQNELQQATESTKALNEELTKRYEYLEDIVNLIKVGGETYTKYDELSFDTSTYKDEFLAIYTNLVSNFNDENYTSLEESFDQVNQLVVSQKTQLLESLREETQNLVRKYNSLFEICTFYGCDLGTKVDIDTSDEFVSYRDAKSNFEKARESFDSYVLSRGGKENSKRIITDVSSQYTYVIENYEIIRSFASSTGEAKHPTKYGEFSVFDKIPNAWGYYEIWMPYWLSIYYAGGSVNGIHGIPTSPEGAKYTSWAASVGRYPVTYGCVMPSDANAKWLYNWAEIGTSVSIVK; encoded by the coding sequence TTGACTGAGACTATATCTTCAATTGCAAATGAAGAGCTTTGCAGCAGACAAAAGAAATTGGGCAAAAAGAAAAGAAAATCAAAGCAAAACAAAAAACTACGCCAACAAAGTACTTCAAATCACAATCCGATCGAAACTACCACTACCCTAACTCCAGAAGTAAATATAGTGTTGACAAGCCCGACAGTAAGTACAAAACAAATTTCACAAAAACCTCCTCCCAACAAAAGCGAAAATCAAAAGACTTTTGCTATACTTCTGTCAATCTTGATACTTCTACTGTTGCAGTTTGTTTTTGTCATAAGTATATACTATCTTGCAAAGGAAAAGTACAATGAGCTAAACAGAGAAGATACAAAGTACGATGTTTCCCTCAGCTACTACAAAACCAAAGGATTTGACCTAACAGAAGTAGACAGAAAGATCGCCGAGAAAAGAACTGCAAAAGCTGGGTATTTTTTGAACTACATACTTGACCAAAGTTTTTTTGAAAAACTCAACAACGAACTAGCACTCAGTATAGAAAGTCAAAAAGCAAATTTGTTATCTCCAATTCAAAATCTGCAAAAGAAACTCGAAACCTCAAAGTCTGTTTTTGATGAGATACAAAGTCAAGAAAATTCTATCTTGAACTACCGAAACAAAAAAGATGAAGCTAGTGAGACCAGGACAAGAGACATTAGTCCCAACTTAGGTTCCGTAAGATTGGAAGCAAAGTACAGTGAGATATTGTCTTTGCTCAGTCAAAATGAGCTTCAACAAGCTACAGAAAGCACAAAGGCACTGAACGAAGAATTGACAAAAAGATATGAGTATCTTGAGGACATCGTGAATTTGATCAAAGTTGGAGGAGAAACTTACACAAAGTATGATGAACTAAGTTTTGATACATCTACTTACAAAGATGAATTTCTAGCCATCTATACAAACCTCGTATCAAATTTCAACGACGAAAACTATACAAGCTTAGAAGAAAGTTTTGATCAAGTAAATCAGCTTGTGGTAAGTCAAAAAACTCAGCTTCTTGAAAGTTTGAGGGAAGAAACTCAAAATTTAGTTAGAAAGTACAATTCACTTTTCGAAATTTGCACATTTTATGGATGTGATCTTGGGACCAAAGTTGACATTGACACTTCAGATGAATTTGTAAGTTACAGAGATGCAAAATCAAACTTCGAAAAAGCTAGAGAAAGTTTTGATAGCTATGTGCTAAGTAGAGGTGGCAAAGAAAACAGCAAAAGAATTATAACTGATGTAAGCAGTCAATATACTTATGTGATTGAGAACTATGAAATTATCCGCAGTTTTGCAAGTTCGACCGGAGAAGCCAAACATCCTACGAAATACGGAGAGTTCAGCGTTTTTGACAAAATACCAAATGCATGGGGTTATTATGAAATATGGATGCCTTACTGGCTCAGCATTTACTATGCAGGAGGATCAGTAAATGGTATACATGGGATACCTACAAGTCCTGAAGGAGCGAAGTACACTTCTTGGGCAGCATCAGTTGGTAGGTATCCTGTAACTTATGGATGTGTGATGCCAAGCGATGCAAATGCAAAATGGTTGTATAATTGGGCAGAAATTGGAACTAGTGTAAGTATTGTGAAATGA
- a CDS encoding HIT family protein translates to MTIFIKIINKEIPARIVDENESFIVFLAKDQVNLGHSLLVPKVEVDQIIDLEDSLTSDMFVYAKKVAKAIKLATNSDRIIYTIHGFEVPHLHLHLVPAFLDQDNDSIKQFSEQELDEVQKKIREILNN, encoded by the coding sequence ATGACAATTTTTATAAAAATCATCAACAAAGAAATACCAGCAAGAATTGTAGATGAAAACGAAAGTTTCATAGTCTTTCTTGCAAAAGATCAAGTAAACCTTGGACATAGTCTACTAGTTCCAAAAGTTGAAGTTGATCAAATCATAGATTTAGAAGATAGTTTGACTTCTGACATGTTTGTATATGCAAAGAAAGTTGCAAAAGCTATAAAACTTGCTACCAATTCTGATCGAATCATTTATACAATTCATGGTTTTGAAGTTCCACACCTTCATTTGCATTTAGTACCAGCATTCTTGGATCAAGACAATGATTCTATAAAACAATTTTCAGAACAAGAATTAGATGAAGTACAAAAGAAGATAAGAGAAATTTTAAATAATTAA
- a CDS encoding MFS transporter, which produces MKKHKKSISTNNKIVFFITLLVVFLDVFGFTLVIPILASMIQSPYGVFYNVVDPADRNLLYGFLLASYALASFLSSPVIGQLSDKYGRRRLLAISVAGSFISRIFFLLGILTLNLPLLFVSRVLDGITGGNITVANSAIADISSKENKARNFGYVGMIMGLGLLLGPFVSSRLSDIQIGGMVGVATPLMLGIVLCFIALILIVFKFRETNQYIQSDMKINKLSALMTIKKAFRAKGIKTILITSFLFTFGFNFFVSFINVYLIGLYQFSLLDMGNILVYIGVWVAVGQGLLVKPLSKKFSTRTIVIFGLILTGFGLMTPIIPSILPSVGQHDKLIYLLVPLFAASYGFTSPNIIALVSNAGEKDEQGEVLGINTSIQNLAQAIPPVLAAYSSIISNTLPLIIGGSSMIFGALILSTFYENQKTEKIFKVKK; this is translated from the coding sequence ATGAAGAAACATAAAAAAAGTATTTCAACAAACAACAAAATAGTTTTTTTCATAACACTATTGGTAGTTTTTCTAGATGTGTTCGGATTTACGCTAGTTATACCTATACTTGCAAGTATGATTCAGTCACCTTATGGAGTTTTTTACAATGTAGTTGATCCAGCTGATAGGAATTTACTCTACGGCTTTCTGCTAGCAAGTTACGCACTTGCTTCGTTTTTATCTTCTCCAGTTATCGGGCAATTGTCTGATAAATATGGAAGGCGACGACTTCTGGCTATTAGTGTAGCTGGTTCATTTATTTCTAGGATATTTTTTCTTTTAGGTATTCTTACTCTGAATTTACCATTACTTTTTGTATCGAGAGTTCTCGATGGTATAACTGGAGGTAACATAACAGTTGCAAATAGTGCAATTGCAGATATCTCATCAAAGGAAAACAAAGCAAGAAACTTTGGCTATGTAGGTATGATAATGGGGTTGGGTCTTCTTTTGGGACCTTTTGTAAGTTCAAGGCTGTCGGATATACAAATTGGTGGAATGGTAGGAGTCGCAACACCTTTGATGCTTGGTATAGTACTTTGCTTCATAGCTTTGATCTTGATTGTATTCAAGTTTCGTGAAACAAACCAATATATACAGAGTGATATGAAGATAAATAAATTGAGTGCTCTTATGACAATAAAAAAGGCGTTTAGAGCTAAAGGAATAAAAACTATATTGATAACAAGCTTTCTTTTCACTTTTGGTTTCAATTTCTTTGTAAGTTTCATAAATGTGTACTTGATTGGACTGTATCAATTCTCACTTCTTGATATGGGAAATATTCTAGTTTATATAGGAGTTTGGGTTGCTGTGGGTCAAGGTCTGCTAGTAAAGCCACTGTCAAAAAAGTTTAGCACCAGAACTATAGTGATTTTCGGACTCATCCTTACAGGATTTGGATTGATGACTCCCATCATTCCTTCTATACTACCATCTGTTGGACAGCATGATAAACTTATATACTTACTAGTTCCCCTTTTTGCGGCATCTTATGGATTTACTTCACCAAATATCATAGCACTTGTTTCAAATGCAGGAGAAAAAGATGAACAAGGAGAAGTCTTGGGTATAAATACCTCGATCCAAAATCTTGCACAAGCAATACCGCCAGTCTTGGCAGCTTATTCTTCAATTATTTCAAATACACTGCCTTTGATAATTGGCGGATCATCTATGATTTTTGGAGCTTTGATACTTTCTACATTTTATGAAAACCAAAAAACAGAGAAAATCTTCAAAGTGAAAAAATGA
- a CDS encoding DEAD/DEAH box helicase family protein, with protein MHLKDFQESAINQLSLTFLDLWKTGNYKIPLIFKAPTGAGKTIMMAEFLRCLDDNYQFHEDKAYLWISFGGDESYTQSKNKLYHYYNEGTDMNLKDINNLSEGKLYKNNIFFINWAKIKGTDKESKKLKKPNEHTEGEFGVFDEFIKKTKKERDLVLIIDEAHTETNTTLANEVIELIDPRIILKITATPKDLPNISEINQKKAGFVEVLEEDVIKSGLIKEKIIIQTEEEIIKLENKELSEDEIMLELAFKKRLELKKYYDDLELGINPLVLIQLPSDEKEKEDVATNKKDMVLSFLKQKGVKENEIAIWLSNEKKNLELIEKNNNEVNFMIFKVAPATGWDCPRADVLVMFREIGSPSFHTQIIGRIKRMPEGHHYEKEELNKAYIYTNYNKSHIKDIKEVENGNKSPIYYTKLKKDVLQIRLETIFHHRTDFNTLTPPPLWQKSFKKTLDEYFGTKDNLIIDFSENITAVKGKINLYQENVNNQIIVDAEIESFDNFVKEIKDKGKNLDYHFSQLDIERLYNLLCFEELKKQQLDEAKYNPSRSWGQLKQALNVWFSTRFGLDRSVWYKIIVNELLNPNSELKKAIHKALIDFRTTYNIEIKEKEEKDIFDTLIPEQEMSYTEDFEELKASKNVYEKFYIKKVYKGKDNETKFIEFLESQDIDWWHKQEDSGRNVFAIEYYDTQEKKNRLFYPDFIIKKENKVYLLDTKSGSTAMSQETADKNKTLQEWIKAKKASYDFEIMGGIADFKHPSWRINKKENYVYENERDWENLEF; from the coding sequence ATACATTTAAAAGATTTTCAAGAATCGGCAATAAATCAATTAAGTCTTACTTTTTTGGATTTATGGAAAACGGGAAACTATAAAATCCCTCTTATTTTTAAAGCTCCAACTGGAGCAGGGAAAACCATAATGATGGCAGAATTTTTGAGATGTCTTGATGATAATTACCAATTTCATGAAGATAAGGCATATTTATGGATCTCTTTTGGTGGAGATGAGTCTTATACTCAATCAAAAAATAAACTCTATCATTACTACAATGAAGGTACTGATATGAATTTGAAAGATATAAATAATTTAAGCGAAGGAAAACTTTATAAAAACAATATTTTCTTTATCAACTGGGCAAAAATAAAAGGAACAGATAAAGAATCAAAAAAATTAAAAAAACCAAACGAACACACAGAAGGAGAATTTGGAGTTTTTGATGAATTTATTAAAAAAACAAAAAAAGAAAGAGATCTTGTTTTGATAATTGACGAAGCACATACGGAAACGAATACAACACTTGCAAATGAAGTTATTGAACTTATAGATCCAAGAATTATTTTAAAAATTACAGCAACCCCAAAAGACTTGCCAAATATTAGTGAAATAAATCAAAAGAAAGCAGGTTTTGTAGAAGTTTTGGAAGAAGATGTGATCAAAAGTGGGCTGATAAAAGAAAAAATCATTATCCAAACAGAAGAAGAGATTATAAAACTTGAAAATAAAGAACTGAGTGAAGATGAAATAATGCTTGAACTTGCTTTCAAAAAAAGATTAGAACTAAAAAAATATTATGACGATTTAGAACTTGGAATCAATCCTCTTGTTCTTATACAACTTCCAAGTGATGAAAAAGAAAAAGAAGATGTAGCAACAAACAAAAAAGATATGGTTTTGTCGTTTTTGAAACAAAAAGGAGTAAAAGAAAATGAAATTGCCATTTGGTTATCAAACGAAAAGAAAAATCTTGAGTTAATAGAAAAAAATAATAATGAAGTTAATTTCATGATTTTCAAAGTAGCTCCTGCGACTGGTTGGGATTGTCCGAGAGCTGATGTTTTGGTTATGTTTAGAGAAATTGGAAGTCCTTCGTTTCATACTCAAATAATAGGGAGAATAAAAAGAATGCCTGAAGGCCATCATTATGAAAAAGAAGAACTAAACAAAGCATATATTTACACAAATTATAATAAAAGTCATATTAAAGATATAAAAGAAGTAGAAAACGGAAACAAATCTCCGATTTATTATACAAAACTTAAAAAAGATGTTTTACAAATTAGACTTGAAACAATTTTTCATCACAGAACAGATTTTAATACTTTGACACCTCCTCCTTTATGGCAAAAATCTTTTAAAAAGACTTTAGATGAATATTTTGGAACCAAAGATAATTTAATTATAGACTTTTCTGAAAATATTACAGCAGTAAAGGGGAAAATAAATCTTTATCAAGAAAACGTAAATAATCAAATAATCGTTGATGCAGAAATTGAAAGTTTTGATAATTTTGTAAAAGAAATTAAAGATAAAGGTAAAAACTTAGATTATCATTTTTCACAATTAGATATTGAAAGACTTTATAACTTACTTTGTTTTGAAGAACTAAAAAAGCAGCAACTTGACGAAGCAAAATACAATCCATCAAGATCATGGGGGCAATTAAAACAGGCTTTAAATGTTTGGTTTAGTACAAGGTTTGGTTTAGATAGAAGTGTTTGGTATAAAATAATTGTAAATGAACTTTTAAATCCAAATAGCGAGTTAAAAAAAGCTATTCACAAAGCACTTATTGATTTTAGAACAACTTATAATATTGAAATAAAAGAAAAAGAAGAAAAAGATATTTTTGATACTCTAATTCCAGAGCAAGAAATGAGTTATACAGAAGATTTTGAAGAGTTAAAAGCATCAAAAAATGTTTATGAAAAATTTTATATTAAAAAAGTTTACAAAGGAAAAGATAATGAAACTAAATTTATTGAATTTTTAGAATCACAAGATATTGATTGGTGGCATAAGCAAGAAGATAGTGGAAGAAATGTTTTTGCTATTGAATACTACGACACACAAGAAAAGAAAAACCGGCTTTTTTATCCAGACTTTATTATAAAAAAAGAAAACAAAGTTTATTTGCTTGATACAAAATCAGGAAGTACTGCAATGTCACAAGAAACAGCAGACAAAAATAAAACACTTCAAGAATGGATTAAAGCGAAAAAAGCAAGTTATGATTTTGAAATTATGGGAGGAATTGCCGATTTTAAACATCCTAGTTGGAGAATAAACAAAAAAGAGAATTATGTTTATGAAAACGAGCGCGATTGGGAAAATTTAGAATTTTAG
- a CDS encoding ATP-binding cassette domain-containing protein codes for MSLMANLSSQQKTIAKEVLKELKARLGFLNSVGLSYLTLSRTARTLSGGEAQRIRLASQIGSGLTGVLYILDEPSIGLHQKDNERLLETLLHLRDIGNSVVVVEHDEDTIKHADWIVDVGPKAGEHGGEIIYNGELDDFDKVENSLTSDYISGRKSINKDNILAKVATFDKDLTDLENEAGTRQFMTKKVAKKAPELASLKKADVLKRQKDYSIKVIGASENNLKNIDVEFPLGKFISVTGVSGSGKSTLVNDILAKSLMKDIYDSKEIPGKHEAITGFEYIDKVVVIDQSPIGRTPRSNPATYTGVFNYIRDIFAETKEAKIRGYGPGRFSFNTKGGRCEKCKGDGVLKIEMQFLPDVFVECEACHGKRYNEDTLQIDYKGKNISQILELTVEDSVKFFEKIPWAENKLKTLEKVGLGYIRLGQSATTLSGGEAQRVKLATELSKRQTGKTVYILDEPTTGLHFADVENLLLVLHSLVAKGNTVIVIEHNLDVVKTSDWIIDLGPEGGDKGGQVIVAGSVDNVKRCEKSYTGEWLRKIR; via the coding sequence ATGAGTTTAATGGCAAATTTAAGCTCTCAACAAAAAACAATTGCCAAAGAAGTTTTGAAAGAACTCAAAGCCCGACTTGGATTTCTAAATTCAGTTGGCTTAAGTTACCTAACTTTATCAAGAACTGCTAGAACGCTTTCTGGTGGTGAAGCTCAAAGAATCCGACTTGCTTCACAAATTGGTTCAGGTTTGACTGGAGTTTTGTACATACTTGATGAACCAAGTATCGGACTTCATCAAAAAGATAATGAAAGGTTACTCGAAACTTTACTTCATCTTCGAGACATAGGAAATTCAGTTGTAGTTGTCGAACATGATGAAGATACTATCAAACATGCAGATTGGATAGTTGATGTTGGACCAAAAGCCGGTGAACATGGAGGAGAAATTATTTATAATGGAGAACTGGATGATTTTGACAAAGTAGAAAATTCTCTAACATCTGACTATATTTCAGGTAGAAAAAGTATAAATAAAGATAATATCTTAGCTAAAGTTGCGACATTCGATAAAGATTTGACTGATCTTGAAAATGAAGCTGGGACAAGACAATTCATGACAAAAAAAGTTGCAAAGAAAGCTCCGGAATTAGCTTCACTCAAAAAAGCGGATGTTTTGAAAAGGCAAAAGGATTATTCTATAAAAGTAATCGGAGCAAGTGAGAATAATTTGAAAAATATCGATGTAGAATTTCCACTTGGCAAATTTATCTCAGTTACTGGAGTTTCTGGATCTGGTAAGTCAACTTTAGTTAATGATATTTTGGCTAAGTCTTTGATGAAAGATATTTATGATAGTAAAGAAATTCCTGGTAAGCACGAAGCAATAACTGGATTCGAATATATAGACAAAGTTGTAGTTATAGACCAAAGCCCAATTGGTAGAACTCCAAGATCAAATCCAGCAACTTATACTGGGGTTTTCAACTATATTCGAGATATTTTCGCAGAAACTAAAGAAGCAAAAATCCGAGGTTATGGTCCAGGTAGATTTAGTTTCAATACAAAAGGTGGTAGATGTGAAAAATGCAAGGGTGATGGAGTTTTGAAAATTGAAATGCAATTTTTGCCTGATGTTTTTGTAGAATGTGAAGCATGTCATGGTAAAAGATATAATGAAGATACTTTGCAGATTGATTATAAAGGCAAAAATATTTCGCAAATTCTTGAGTTGACAGTTGAAGATTCAGTTAAATTTTTTGAAAAGATTCCTTGGGCAGAAAATAAACTCAAAACTCTTGAGAAAGTTGGACTTGGTTATATCAGACTCGGTCAATCAGCAACTACACTTTCTGGAGGTGAAGCTCAAAGGGTGAAACTTGCAACTGAACTTAGTAAAAGGCAAACTGGAAAGACTGTTTATATACTTGATGAACCTACAACCGGACTTCATTTTGCAGATGTTGAGAACTTGCTTCTTGTACTTCATTCGCTTGTCGCAAAAGGAAATACTGTAATTGTAATTGAGCATAACTTGGATGTAGTGAAAACTTCAGACTGGATAATTGACTTAGGACCAGAAGGTGGTGATAAAGGTGGTCAAGTAATAGTTGCAGGAAGTGTAGATAATGTGAAAAGATGTGAAAAAAGCTATACTGGAGAGTGGTTGAGAAAGATCAGATGA
- the rpmE gene encoding 50S ribosomal protein L31, whose amino-acid sequence MKKGIHPQYFKQAKVFVGGQLVGTVGSTKEELHLDIHSSNHPFWTGAQKIIDTEGLADKYTRRKEGAKNADELKAKKEKLKARIERSKAKSVDTDTKKITLKDMLKAK is encoded by the coding sequence ATGAAAAAAGGCATTCACCCACAATATTTCAAACAAGCAAAGGTTTTTGTAGGAGGTCAATTGGTCGGGACTGTAGGATCTACCAAAGAAGAACTTCATTTGGATATACACTCTTCAAATCATCCGTTTTGGACTGGAGCACAAAAAATTATCGATACTGAAGGTCTTGCTGATAAGTATACTAGAAGAAAAGAAGGTGCGAAAAATGCTGATGAACTGAAAGCAAAAAAAGAGAAATTGAAAGCAAGAATAGAAAGATCCAAAGCAAAGTCTGTAGATACCGACACAAAGAAGATAACTTTGAAAGATATGTTGAAAGCAAAATAA